A window from Gemmatimonadaceae bacterium encodes these proteins:
- a CDS encoding ABC transporter permease, whose translation MRNITLAFRMLLKTPFVSTVAILSLALGIGANAAIYSLFDQLLIRSLPVHRPEQLVNLTAPGVMYGSNSCNQQGDCDEVWSYPMFRDLESQQTALSGIAASRIFGASLSIDNEPSLGQGVWVSGQFFSTLGVQPALGRLIGPSDDVTPLAHDVVVLSHDLWRDRFGMRTDVVGKTMIVNGRTMEIIGVTPQSFLGHTVGTRPSVYVPLTMRGAFQTTTYSGYENRRDYWLYVFGRLKEGSSMEQAAAGLNAVYRPILLDVEAPLQAGMSEPTLELFKSKQVLVAPGRQGQSDINDEARTPLYMLFGVTGVVLLIACANIANLLLARGANRSTEMGVRLALGAKRGHLITQLLTEAVILALAGGVVSILVAKLTLDAIASFLPPEAATAIGFTVNGSVVVFAAALAVATGLIFGLFPAMHSTRADLISTIRAGAGQLTGGKAASRFRTVLVTVQISLSMALLVSAGLFLKSLRNVSAVDLGIATEGVVTFAVTPSRVGYDTLRAGVLLRRISEELQAIPGVTGVTSSMVPMVAGSNWGTDVRVQGFECLPDTDCNSRYTQVGPDFFEVMDLELIAGRGIQQSDIYGSTPVAVVNETFARKFNLGDEPVGKFMGWGRERDSLRTMIVGYVKDVVYSEVKGEIPPVFYAAWQQDGRANFMNFYVRTALPPEQLLTAIPTLIKRLEPAMPVEDLKTMPQQIRENVFLDRMISILSASFAILATILASIGLYGVLAYSVSQRTREIGVRMALGADGSNVRALVLKQVAFMVVVGGSIGVLAAFGLGRAAQSLLFQLEGHDPVVFGSAVLFLSCVALLAGLIPALRASRVDPMHALRYD comes from the coding sequence ATGCGCAATATCACGCTCGCCTTCCGGATGCTCCTCAAGACGCCCTTCGTCTCGACGGTAGCGATCCTCTCGCTGGCCCTGGGCATCGGGGCCAATGCCGCGATCTACTCGCTCTTTGACCAGCTCCTGATTCGCTCGCTGCCGGTGCACCGGCCGGAGCAGCTGGTGAACCTCACGGCGCCAGGCGTGATGTACGGCAGCAACTCCTGCAACCAGCAGGGCGATTGTGATGAGGTCTGGTCCTATCCGATGTTCCGGGACCTCGAGAGCCAGCAGACGGCGCTCTCCGGAATCGCGGCCAGCCGCATCTTCGGCGCGAGCCTTTCCATCGACAACGAGCCCAGCCTCGGGCAGGGCGTGTGGGTCTCCGGCCAGTTCTTCTCGACGCTGGGCGTGCAGCCGGCGCTCGGCCGGCTCATCGGCCCCTCGGACGACGTGACACCGCTGGCGCACGACGTGGTGGTGCTGAGCCACGACCTCTGGCGCGACCGATTTGGGATGCGCACGGATGTCGTGGGCAAGACGATGATCGTGAACGGCCGGACGATGGAGATCATCGGCGTGACGCCGCAGTCGTTCCTGGGCCACACGGTGGGCACGCGGCCCAGTGTGTATGTGCCGCTCACCATGCGTGGGGCCTTCCAGACCACGACGTACTCCGGCTACGAGAACCGTCGCGACTACTGGCTGTATGTATTCGGGCGCCTGAAGGAAGGCAGTTCGATGGAGCAGGCGGCGGCAGGACTGAACGCCGTGTATCGGCCCATCCTGCTCGATGTGGAAGCGCCGCTGCAGGCCGGGATGAGCGAGCCCACGCTGGAGCTGTTCAAGTCCAAGCAGGTGCTCGTGGCGCCTGGCCGCCAGGGCCAGAGCGACATCAACGATGAGGCACGGACGCCGCTGTATATGCTCTTCGGCGTGACCGGTGTGGTGCTGCTGATCGCCTGCGCGAACATTGCCAACCTTCTGCTGGCGCGCGGCGCCAATCGCTCCACCGAGATGGGCGTGCGCCTGGCCCTCGGCGCCAAGCGCGGTCACCTGATCACGCAGCTGCTCACCGAGGCGGTGATTCTCGCGCTGGCCGGCGGTGTGGTCAGCATCCTCGTGGCCAAGCTCACGCTCGATGCCATCGCCAGCTTCCTGCCGCCGGAGGCGGCCACGGCGATCGGCTTCACGGTGAACGGCTCCGTGGTGGTGTTTGCTGCGGCGTTGGCGGTGGCGACGGGTCTCATCTTCGGCCTATTCCCGGCGATGCACAGCACGCGGGCTGACTTGATCTCGACGATTCGTGCCGGTGCCGGCCAGTTGACGGGCGGCAAGGCGGCGTCGCGCTTCCGCACCGTGCTGGTCACCGTACAGATCTCACTCTCGATGGCGCTGCTGGTCTCGGCGGGCCTGTTCCTCAAGAGCCTGCGCAATGTGTCGGCGGTGGACCTGGGCATCGCGACCGAGGGCGTGGTCACCTTCGCGGTGACGCCCTCGCGGGTGGGCTACGACACGCTGCGCGCCGGCGTACTCTTGCGTCGCATCAGCGAGGAGCTGCAGGCCATTCCCGGCGTGACCGGCGTGACCAGCTCGATGGTGCCGATGGTTGCTGGCAGCAACTGGGGCACGGACGTTCGCGTGCAGGGCTTCGAGTGCCTGCCCGACACGGACTGCAACTCGCGCTACACGCAGGTGGGGCCCGACTTCTTCGAGGTGATGGACCTCGAGCTCATCGCAGGTCGCGGCATCCAGCAGTCGGACATCTATGGCTCCACCCCGGTGGCCGTGGTCAACGAGACCTTCGCCCGCAAGTTCAACCTCGGCGACGAGCCCGTGGGGAAGTTCATGGGCTGGGGCCGTGAGCGCGACTCGCTGCGCACGATGATCGTGGGCTACGTGAAGGACGTAGTCTATTCCGAGGTGAAGGGCGAGATCCCGCCGGTGTTCTACGCGGCTTGGCAGCAGGACGGGCGTGCGAATTTCATGAACTTCTACGTGCGCACGGCGCTGCCGCCCGAGCAGCTGCTCACGGCGATCCCGACGCTGATCAAGCGGCTCGAGCCGGCGATGCCGGTGGAGGACCTCAAGACGATGCCGCAGCAGATTCGCGAGAACGTCTTCCTCGATCGCATGATCAGCATCCTTTCCGCGTCGTTCGCGATCCTGGCGACGATCCTGGCGAGCATCGGGCTGTACGGGGTGCTGGCATACTCGGTGTCGCAGCGGACGCGCGAGATCGGCGTGCGCATGGCGTTGGGTGCGGACGGCTCCAACGTGCGCGCGCTGGTCCTCAAGCAGGTCGCGTTCATGGTGGTCGTCGGCGGCAGCATCGGTGTGCTGGCAGCCTTCGGGCTCGGGCGCGCGGCGCAATCGCTGCTGTTCCAGCTGGAAGGCCACGATCCCGTGGTCTTCGGTTCGGCGGTGCTGTTCCTCTCCTGCGTGGCGCTGCTGGCAGGGCTCATCCCGGCGCTGCGCGCCTCGCGCGTGGACCCCATGCACGCCCTTCGCTATGACTGA
- a CDS encoding ABC transporter permease, producing MTDLKFAWRQVTKYPGFTAVVVLTLALGIGLNTAVFSAVEALVLRPLQGVRAPEELVQIYRTYPGGQDYGSSSPPHFLDVRARTDDVFSGASAWAFADANITANGEPQRIFGQVVSADFFTVMGVTPAQGRFFVPAEDEGRGAHPVLVLSDQGWKGSFGGDPNIVGKQVLVNGLNYDVIGIAPPEFVGPMAMVAPAFWVPLMQLDQIQPAPFSRLDMRGNNFMNVVARLKPGVTEEQALARLKAVNTELEGEFPDQYRRTSMNLVSQTEAGFHPTMRDAQVGMSAAVMAVVALLLLIACVNVANLFLARARDRAREMAIRLSLGAKRGALLRQLLVESLLYAAIAGGAGVLLAVWIIGLANGVEVPMDITFRPGLQLNPAVLGFTLGVTLLTGVLFGLVPAIQATRPSLIPALKGEAPAGGSRSRLMKSLIVAQMTASIVLLVCSGLFLTNLRAAASVDKGFVADGLVIAEFDPALQGYNRARTIDFYDRLTQRLSANPQVAAVGLVTDVPLGFSSSDRYVEIPGYVPGENEGMSIYYSSVRNGYFAAMGIPMLQGREFEAQDDSAAVPRIVVNQRFAERFWPDQEAVGRTVRTGGRDFTVIGVVPTGKYRRLGEDPTAHMWFEQRQQYRSGMNIVVRTTGDASALMGLLRQEVRAMDVNLPVANLRTMDSHLGIALLPARITGIALGVFGVLGLLLASVGMYGVMSYSVSQRTREIGIRMAIGAAGRDVIGLLMRQGLTLVVVGVGLGLVGAFAASRLLQAVLYGDGGLDLTTFTLVPLVLVAVSALATWLPARRATAVDPAITLRAD from the coding sequence ATGACTGACCTCAAGTTCGCTTGGCGGCAGGTTACCAAGTACCCGGGCTTCACTGCCGTCGTCGTCCTGACGCTGGCGCTGGGCATCGGGCTCAACACCGCCGTCTTCTCGGCGGTGGAGGCCTTGGTGTTGCGCCCGCTGCAGGGTGTGCGCGCTCCGGAGGAGTTGGTGCAGATCTATCGCACCTATCCGGGCGGGCAGGACTACGGGTCGTCGTCGCCGCCGCATTTCCTCGATGTGCGCGCCCGGACGGACGACGTGTTCAGCGGCGCGTCGGCCTGGGCCTTCGCCGATGCAAACATCACGGCGAACGGCGAGCCGCAGCGCATCTTCGGTCAGGTGGTCTCGGCGGATTTCTTTACGGTGATGGGCGTGACACCGGCGCAGGGTCGCTTCTTCGTGCCCGCCGAGGATGAAGGGCGAGGCGCGCATCCGGTATTGGTGCTGAGCGACCAGGGCTGGAAGGGTTCGTTCGGGGGCGACCCGAACATCGTGGGCAAGCAGGTGCTGGTGAACGGCCTGAACTACGACGTGATCGGTATCGCGCCGCCGGAGTTTGTGGGACCGATGGCGATGGTGGCGCCTGCGTTCTGGGTGCCGTTGATGCAGCTGGACCAGATCCAGCCCGCGCCGTTCAGCCGCCTCGACATGCGCGGCAACAACTTCATGAACGTGGTCGCCCGCTTGAAGCCCGGTGTGACGGAGGAGCAGGCCCTGGCGCGGCTCAAGGCGGTGAACACGGAGCTCGAGGGCGAGTTTCCCGACCAGTATCGCCGCACATCGATGAACCTGGTCTCGCAGACCGAGGCGGGATTCCACCCCACGATGCGCGACGCGCAGGTGGGGATGAGCGCGGCGGTGATGGCGGTGGTCGCGCTGCTCCTGCTGATCGCCTGCGTGAACGTGGCAAATCTGTTTCTGGCGCGTGCGCGTGACCGCGCTCGCGAGATGGCCATCCGCCTTTCACTGGGCGCCAAGCGTGGGGCGTTGCTGCGGCAGTTGCTCGTGGAGAGCCTGCTCTATGCGGCGATCGCGGGAGGCGCCGGCGTGCTGCTCGCGGTGTGGATCATCGGGCTGGCCAACGGCGTCGAGGTCCCGATGGACATCACGTTCCGCCCGGGATTGCAGCTCAATCCTGCGGTGCTTGGATTCACGCTCGGCGTGACGTTGCTGACGGGCGTGCTGTTCGGGCTCGTACCAGCGATCCAGGCGACGCGTCCATCCCTGATCCCCGCCCTTAAGGGCGAGGCTCCGGCGGGCGGCTCGCGCTCTCGCTTGATGAAGAGCCTGATCGTCGCCCAAATGACGGCCAGCATCGTGTTGCTCGTCTGCTCGGGTCTTTTCCTGACGAACCTCCGGGCGGCCGCGAGCGTCGACAAGGGGTTCGTCGCCGACGGCTTGGTCATCGCCGAGTTTGATCCGGCGCTGCAGGGCTACAATCGGGCGCGCACGATCGATTTCTACGACCGGCTCACGCAGCGGCTGAGCGCCAACCCGCAGGTGGCGGCGGTCGGGCTCGTCACCGACGTGCCGCTGGGTTTCTCGAGTTCGGATCGGTACGTCGAAATTCCGGGCTACGTGCCCGGCGAGAACGAGGGGATGAGCATCTACTACTCCAGCGTCCGCAACGGCTACTTCGCGGCGATGGGAATCCCGATGCTGCAGGGCCGCGAGTTCGAGGCACAGGACGATTCGGCGGCCGTGCCTCGCATTGTCGTGAACCAGCGCTTCGCGGAGCGCTTCTGGCCCGACCAGGAGGCCGTGGGCCGCACCGTGCGCACCGGCGGGAGGGATTTCACGGTCATCGGCGTCGTGCCCACAGGCAAGTACCGGCGCCTCGGCGAGGACCCCACGGCCCATATGTGGTTCGAGCAGCGGCAGCAGTATCGCTCAGGGATGAACATCGTGGTCCGCACCACGGGCGACGCGTCCGCCCTGATGGGTCTGCTGCGCCAGGAGGTCCGGGCGATGGACGTGAATCTTCCCGTGGCGAACCTCCGTACGATGGACAGTCACTTAGGCATCGCGCTGCTGCCGGCCCGCATCACGGGCATTGCGCTGGGCGTCTTTGGCGTGCTGGGCCTGCTCCTGGCCTCGGTGGGGATGTACGGTGTGATGTCCTACAGCGTGTCGCAGCGGACCCGGGAAATCGGGATCCGCATGGCCATTGGTGCCGCGGGGCGCGACGTGATAGGGTTGCTGATGCGGCAGGGCCTCACGCTGGTGGTCGTTGGCGTGGGTCTGGGTCTGGTGGGGGCCTTCGCGGCGTCCCGGCTGCTGCAGGCCGTGCTCTACGGCGATGGTGGGTTGGACCTGACGACGTTTACCTTGGTTCCGCTGGTGTTGGTCGCGGTCTCGGCGCTGGCCACTTGGCTGCCGGCACGGCGGGCGACGGCGGTGGATCCGGCAATCACCCTGCGGGCGGACTAG
- a CDS encoding HlyD family efflux transporter periplasmic adaptor subunit, translating into MDIVRAPKKKTGRNIAIAAGAGAVILLTVAVSRLDPAVPTVARAGVLLDSVRRGDVVREVRGPGTLVPENIRWITAQASARVDRKLHESGDRLGTGELILVLSNPDLQIQTMQAEQQVRQAEIELLNLKTNLRSAILTQEGVVASTRTQHVSAQQEALAADSLHRRNLISEFEVNNRKAQAEEFRTRLRIEQERLQLMTAAIDSQIAVQQGQVVQLRAIAARQQARLSSLEVRAPDTGVLQELTLQLGQWVPEGTTLAKVVQPGKLKAQLRIPESQAKDVALGQPASIDTRNGIVRGTVSRKDPSAVGGTVLVDVALEGELPPGAVPDLSVDGTIEIQKMPNIVFTGRPAFGPGSGTVGLFKMEENGDYAVRVTVELGRSSVNTIEILRGLEVGDKVVLSDMTQYANVDRVRIK; encoded by the coding sequence ATGGATATCGTACGCGCTCCAAAGAAGAAGACCGGCCGGAACATCGCCATCGCCGCGGGTGCGGGGGCGGTCATCCTGCTTACCGTGGCCGTGTCGCGCTTGGACCCGGCGGTGCCCACCGTGGCCCGGGCGGGCGTGCTGCTCGACTCCGTGCGCCGTGGTGACGTGGTGCGCGAGGTGCGCGGCCCCGGCACGCTGGTCCCAGAGAACATCCGCTGGATCACCGCCCAAGCCTCGGCCCGCGTGGATCGCAAGCTGCACGAGTCGGGTGACCGGCTCGGCACGGGAGAGCTGATCCTCGTGCTCTCGAACCCGGACCTGCAGATCCAGACCATGCAGGCGGAGCAGCAGGTGCGGCAGGCGGAAATCGAGCTGCTGAACCTCAAGACCAATCTGCGCAGCGCCATCCTCACCCAGGAGGGTGTGGTGGCCTCGACGCGCACGCAGCACGTGAGCGCGCAGCAGGAGGCCCTGGCGGCGGACTCGCTGCACCGGCGGAACCTCATCTCCGAGTTCGAGGTGAACAACCGGAAGGCGCAGGCCGAGGAGTTCCGGACGCGGCTTCGCATCGAGCAGGAGCGGCTGCAGCTGATGACCGCGGCCATCGACAGCCAGATTGCCGTGCAGCAGGGCCAGGTCGTGCAGCTGCGCGCCATCGCAGCGCGTCAGCAGGCGCGGCTGAGCTCGCTTGAGGTGCGCGCGCCGGACACCGGCGTGCTGCAGGAGCTGACGCTGCAGCTCGGCCAGTGGGTGCCCGAGGGCACGACGCTGGCCAAAGTGGTGCAGCCGGGCAAGCTCAAGGCGCAACTGCGCATTCCCGAGAGCCAGGCCAAGGACGTGGCGCTGGGCCAGCCGGCCAGCATCGACACACGCAACGGAATCGTGCGTGGGACTGTCTCACGCAAGGACCCGTCGGCGGTGGGCGGCACGGTCTTGGTCGACGTGGCCCTCGAGGGCGAGCTACCGCCGGGTGCGGTGCCGGACCTCAGCGTCGACGGCACGATCGAGATCCAGAAGATGCCAAACATCGTCTTCACGGGGCGTCCGGCCTTTGGCCCGGGCAGCGGCACCGTGGGACTGTTCAAGATGGAAGAGAACGGCGACTATGCCGTGCGCGTGACGGTGGAGTTGGGCCGGAGCTCGGTGAACACCATCGAGATCCTGCGTGGGCTGGAAGTTGGCGATAAGGTGGTTCTGTCGGACATGACCCAGTACGCGAACGTAGATCGCGTGCGCATCAAGTGA
- a CDS encoding ABC transporter ATP-binding protein yields the protein MTTLIRMEGIKKVFYTDEVETHALSDVHFEIKKGEYVAISGPSGCGKTTLLSILGLLDAPSGGTYELAGQPVANLGPADRAQVRNRQIGFIFQAFNLIGDLTVAENVELPLTYRDMPAAERRDRVAKALERVGMSHRAKHYPMQLSGGQQQRVAVARAVAGDPAILLADEPTGNLDSKNGEAVMSLLQELHQAGSTICMVTHDARYAQHADREVHLFDGKVVEPSVAAVA from the coding sequence ATGACAACGCTCATCCGTATGGAAGGGATCAAGAAGGTGTTTTACACGGACGAGGTGGAGACGCACGCGCTCTCCGACGTCCACTTCGAGATCAAGAAGGGCGAGTACGTGGCCATCTCGGGCCCTTCGGGCTGCGGCAAGACCACGCTGCTCTCGATCCTCGGCCTGCTCGACGCGCCGTCGGGCGGTACGTATGAACTGGCTGGCCAGCCCGTGGCGAATCTTGGGCCCGCCGACCGCGCGCAGGTTCGCAATCGGCAGATTGGCTTCATCTTCCAGGCGTTCAACCTGATTGGCGACCTGACGGTGGCCGAGAATGTCGAGCTGCCGCTGACGTATCGCGATATGCCGGCTGCTGAGCGCCGTGATCGTGTGGCGAAGGCGCTGGAGCGGGTGGGGATGAGCCATCGTGCCAAGCACTATCCGATGCAGCTCTCGGGCGGTCAGCAGCAGCGCGTGGCGGTGGCGCGTGCGGTGGCTGGTGATCCGGCCATTCTCCTTGCCGACGAGCCGACGGGTAACCTCGACTCCAAGAACGGCGAGGCGGTGATGTCGTTGCTGCAGGAACTGCACCAGGCGGGGAGCACGATCTGCATGGTGACGCACGATGCGCGGTATGCGCAGCACGCGGATCGCGAGGTGCATCTGTTTGACGGTAAGGTGGTGGAGCCGTCGGTGGCTGCGGTGGCCTAA
- a CDS encoding sigma-54-dependent Fis family transcriptional regulator: MTPEELRLHTGRRERHEATRIPDSSAWPELAALPSRSSRRLLDELRVLAASPMPITVVGASGTGKSGIARGIHEMSARRKGALVMLNVSVLSDGLASSELYGHERGAFTGASHSRLGRIRSADGGTLVIDELTKAPAHVQHHLLDILDGRPFYPVGSDREVYLDVRVVALTSTPLEVAAKSGALVPDLFERLRTTVVRVADLSSRAEDVLHVAQTSLERWSRKYGYAAPPEICGELARVLVGGRWPGNHRQVDGLVQRLLAQAQGDSILRLGHLPREEDAVDRRGARERFLEDHGNGVPVAHAGPSEAGKHYGVDRATIRRWIREESERLSERPRVASA; the protein is encoded by the coding sequence ATGACACCAGAAGAGCTCAGACTTCACACGGGCCGACGGGAACGGCACGAGGCCACCCGCATTCCCGACAGCAGCGCGTGGCCAGAGCTGGCGGCGCTGCCGAGCCGGTCTTCGCGTCGACTGCTGGACGAGCTGAGAGTTCTTGCAGCGTCTCCGATGCCGATCACCGTGGTCGGGGCGAGCGGTACGGGAAAGTCTGGCATCGCCCGAGGCATCCACGAGATGTCGGCGCGGAGGAAGGGTGCGCTCGTGATGCTCAACGTGAGCGTGCTCTCGGACGGTCTTGCGAGCTCCGAACTGTACGGGCACGAGCGTGGTGCCTTCACGGGCGCATCCCACTCGCGCCTGGGCCGCATCCGCAGCGCTGATGGTGGCACCTTGGTGATCGACGAGTTGACGAAGGCGCCGGCGCACGTTCAGCACCATCTCCTGGACATCCTTGATGGTCGTCCCTTCTATCCGGTGGGCAGTGATCGCGAGGTCTATCTCGATGTCCGCGTGGTGGCCCTGACCAGTACTCCGCTGGAGGTCGCCGCGAAGTCGGGAGCGTTGGTGCCGGACCTGTTCGAGCGGTTGCGCACCACGGTTGTGCGCGTTGCGGATCTCAGTTCGCGCGCCGAAGACGTTCTACACGTAGCGCAGACTTCGCTCGAGCGATGGAGTCGAAAGTATGGCTACGCAGCGCCTCCGGAGATCTGCGGGGAATTGGCGCGCGTGCTCGTGGGCGGACGCTGGCCCGGCAATCACCGTCAGGTCGACGGCCTCGTCCAGCGGCTGCTGGCGCAAGCGCAGGGTGACAGCATACTGCGCCTGGGTCACCTGCCGCGGGAGGAAGACGCCGTCGATCGGCGCGGCGCGCGGGAACGGTTTCTTGAGGACCACGGGAACGGAGTCCCAGTCGCGCACGCGGGGCCCAGCGAGGCGGGCAAGCACTACGGCGTTGATCGCGCGACGATCCGGCGATGGATTCGGGAGGAATCGGAGCGTCTGAGTGAGAGACCTCGGGTCGCTTCAGCGTGA